A section of the Lepus europaeus isolate LE1 chromosome 10, mLepTim1.pri, whole genome shotgun sequence genome encodes:
- the LOC133768605 gene encoding atherin-like → MTGNSWARAAESKYEHRRRAREDRGAGRGRGPLPGPRRPPTPSSSTSSSASPASPTGAPRPPAAKSAREVESLCQGHPFPKLGPQSRDKHPCPLAVPPETPPPQGVRTTGQRPRDQWEDVAGFEEGDQLRAVVVRGSKVVANTSPSVGEETGALLPATQVSPAAHTEEAS, encoded by the coding sequence ATGACGGGAAATTCCTGGGCACGGGCAGCCGAGTCCAAATATGAGCATAGGAGACGAGCGAGGGAGGACCGGGGAGCCGGCCGCGGACGGGGCCCGCTGCCCGGGCCTCGGCGGCCGCCaactccctcctcctccacctcctcctccgcTTCCCCCGCTTCTCCTACAGGCGCCCCGAGGCCGCCGGCTGCCAAGAGCGCCCGGGAGGTAGAATCTCTCTGCCAAGGGCATCCCTTCCCAAAGCTGGGGCCCCAGAGCAGAGACAAGCACCCCTGTCCCCTCGCCGTTCCAcctgagaccccccccccccaaggggtAAGAACGACGGGACAGCGACCCAGGGACCAGTGGGAAGACGTGGCAGGGTTTGAGGAGGGCGATCAGTTGAGAGCTGTGGTGGTGAGGGGATCAAAAGTTGTGGCAAACACTTCTCCAAGTGTGGGAGAGGAGACTGGAGCATTGCTGCCGGCTACGCAGGTGAGTCCGGCTGCACATACCGAAGAGGCGTCGTAA